The Vibrio tubiashii genome includes a window with the following:
- a CDS encoding leucine-rich repeat-containing protein kinase family protein: MHTVEQLKSGELAGIQRLQLSEQLTELPQEILALADTLEILDVSNNLLSELPEWLTELKQLKIVFASNNRFTRLPLVLGRCEKLEMVGFKSNQIVRVAEESLPEQLRWLILTDNQIAKLPESLGYRPRLQKLALAGNKLASLPNSFSQLLNLELVRLSANQLECFPSVLLELPKLAWMAFAGNPFCERTDLEESVPQVASSAYKLNHVLGQGASGVISHADWIDANFDFPTNVAVKVFKGDVTSDGYPCDELQACLQTGHHNNLVKSIAQVNEDNHLALVMELIPDSYFNLGLPPTLQTCTRDVFKQDFTLSVSQIEKIVDQMMDVFNHLHDNKVCHGDLYAHNVLINEQGEMIFGDFGAASVYDYLTETQQRGIRKIEARALGHFIDDLLSVCKPIETQTAAYKSLKNLALITG, translated from the coding sequence TTGCACACAGTAGAACAACTTAAAAGCGGAGAGCTTGCAGGCATTCAGCGTCTTCAACTTTCTGAACAATTAACCGAGTTACCACAAGAGATCTTAGCCTTAGCTGATACGCTGGAAATTCTCGATGTTTCGAACAACCTTTTAAGTGAACTGCCAGAATGGCTCACTGAATTAAAGCAACTTAAAATAGTGTTTGCTTCCAATAACCGTTTCACACGCCTTCCACTTGTTCTCGGACGTTGTGAAAAGCTAGAAATGGTTGGGTTCAAAAGCAACCAGATCGTTCGTGTCGCCGAAGAGTCATTACCAGAGCAACTACGTTGGTTAATTTTGACCGATAACCAAATAGCTAAGTTGCCAGAATCTTTGGGCTACCGCCCGCGCCTGCAGAAATTAGCCTTGGCGGGTAACAAACTGGCATCACTACCCAACAGCTTTAGCCAGTTGCTCAACTTGGAGTTAGTGCGCCTATCAGCAAATCAACTTGAGTGCTTCCCTAGCGTACTACTTGAACTTCCTAAACTGGCGTGGATGGCTTTTGCAGGCAACCCTTTCTGTGAAAGAACCGACCTTGAAGAGAGTGTTCCACAAGTTGCTTCAAGTGCTTACAAGCTTAATCATGTTTTAGGGCAAGGGGCATCTGGAGTGATCTCTCACGCGGATTGGATTGATGCCAATTTCGACTTCCCAACCAATGTTGCGGTAAAAGTGTTTAAAGGGGATGTAACCAGTGATGGCTATCCTTGCGATGAGCTGCAAGCTTGCCTGCAAACAGGTCACCACAACAACCTTGTGAAATCTATCGCTCAAGTAAACGAGGATAATCACCTTGCCTTGGTGATGGAGTTAATCCCAGATAGCTACTTCAATCTTGGTCTACCACCAACATTACAAACCTGTACACGAGATGTTTTTAAGCAAGACTTCACCCTTTCGGTCAGTCAGATTGAAAAGATTGTTGACCAGATGATGGATGTGTTTAATCACCTACACGATAACAAGGTATGTCATGGTGACCTCTACGCGCACAATGTGTTGATCAATGAACAAGGTGAGATGATATTTGGCGATTTTGGCGCCGCATCAGTCTACGACTACTTAACCGAAACCCAACAACGCGGTATTAGAAAGATTGAAGCCCGCGCTTTGGGGCACTTTATTGATGATCTACTCTCGGTGTGTAAGCCGATTGAAACGCAAACTGCGGCCTACAAAAGCTTAAAGAACCTCGCCCTAATCACTGGCTAA